Proteins encoded within one genomic window of Paraglaciecola psychrophila 170:
- the prlC gene encoding oligopeptidase A, with the protein MTNPITDLSSLPQFSAIKSEHIQPAIEEAIKACKTIITEVLNSGQYSWDGLVAPIEEIDDELSRKWSPVSHMNSVVSNDELREAHDACLPALSEYGTWVGQNTKLYNAYCKIKASTEFSDLSEAQQKVITQAIRDFKLSGVALDDNKKARYAEVKSRLSDLGSTFSNNVMDATLGWQKHITDQAELSGLPESALGAAKQLAESKELEGWLFTLDIPSYLPIMTHASSSELREEMYRAYTSRASDQGPNAGKWDNTEIINETLTLRQELAQLLGFKHFADYSLTSKMANSGEQVNGFLQDLAKRSKPQAQQDIDTLTAFANEHYQAAELQAWDFAYYSEKLKEQTYKISDEQLRPYFPENKVVKGLFEVVSRLYNLTITARSDVETWHKDVRFYDIHDQTGELRGSFYLDLFAREKKRGGAWMDECQVRRQKVDGSQQYPVAYLTCNFNGPVGDNLALFTHDEVVTLFHEFGHGLHHMLTKINVGGVSGINGVAWDAVELPSQFLENWCWEPEALNFISGHFETGKTLPQTLLDNMLAARNFQSAMQMLRQLEFSLFDFSLHENFVAGKTNVQQFLNQVREQVAVLIPPSFNRFQNSFGHIFAGGYAAGYYSYKWAEVLSSDAFSRFEEEGIFNQQTGSDFLTNILEMGGSKEPMEMFVAFRGREPEIDALLRHSGIAA; encoded by the coding sequence ATGACCAATCCAATTACTGATCTATCTAGCTTACCGCAATTCTCAGCTATTAAATCTGAGCATATTCAACCTGCTATCGAAGAGGCCATCAAGGCCTGCAAAACTATAATTACTGAAGTGCTGAATTCAGGTCAATATAGTTGGGATGGCCTAGTGGCACCCATTGAAGAAATAGACGACGAACTGAGCCGCAAATGGTCTCCGGTTTCACACATGAACTCTGTGGTTAGCAATGATGAATTGCGCGAAGCACATGATGCTTGTTTGCCTGCATTATCTGAATATGGCACTTGGGTAGGTCAAAACACCAAGCTTTATAACGCCTATTGCAAAATTAAAGCTAGCACTGAATTTTCTGACTTGTCAGAAGCACAACAAAAAGTGATTACCCAAGCTATCCGCGACTTCAAATTGTCAGGTGTAGCTTTAGATGATAACAAAAAAGCCCGTTATGCAGAGGTGAAAAGTCGCTTGTCTGACTTAGGCTCGACCTTCAGTAATAATGTGATGGACGCCACTTTAGGTTGGCAAAAACATATTACTGACCAAGCTGAATTATCTGGATTACCCGAATCTGCACTAGGTGCAGCTAAACAATTAGCCGAAAGCAAAGAGCTAGAAGGTTGGTTGTTTACTTTGGACATCCCAAGCTATTTACCAATTATGACCCACGCCAGTAGTAGTGAGTTACGTGAAGAAATGTATCGTGCTTATACGTCACGAGCGTCTGACCAAGGACCCAATGCTGGTAAATGGGATAATACAGAAATTATTAATGAAACCTTAACCTTACGCCAAGAGCTAGCGCAGTTATTAGGCTTTAAACATTTTGCAGATTATTCACTTACCAGTAAAATGGCTAATTCTGGTGAACAAGTAAATGGTTTCTTACAAGATTTAGCCAAGCGCTCCAAACCCCAAGCGCAACAAGATATTGATACACTGACAGCTTTTGCCAACGAACACTATCAAGCAGCTGAATTGCAAGCTTGGGATTTTGCTTATTATAGCGAAAAACTGAAAGAGCAAACTTATAAAATCTCTGATGAACAATTACGCCCTTATTTTCCCGAAAACAAGGTAGTAAAAGGATTATTTGAAGTGGTGTCCCGTTTATACAACTTGACAATTACTGCCCGTAGCGATGTTGAAACTTGGCACAAAGATGTACGTTTTTACGATATTCATGACCAAACAGGCGAGCTTCGTGGTAGTTTCTATTTAGATTTATTTGCCCGTGAGAAAAAGCGCGGCGGTGCTTGGATGGACGAATGCCAAGTACGCAGACAAAAAGTAGATGGCAGTCAACAATATCCAGTGGCTTATCTAACCTGTAATTTTAATGGTCCAGTAGGCGACAATCTTGCATTATTTACCCACGATGAAGTGGTCACTCTATTCCATGAATTTGGCCATGGTCTACACCATATGTTAACCAAAATAAACGTAGGTGGTGTATCAGGCATCAACGGCGTTGCTTGGGATGCAGTAGAACTACCCAGTCAATTTTTAGAAAATTGGTGCTGGGAACCAGAAGCCTTGAACTTTATTTCTGGGCACTTCGAAACAGGCAAAACACTGCCTCAAACGTTGTTAGACAACATGTTAGCTGCACGAAACTTTCAATCAGCCATGCAAATGCTTAGGCAGTTAGAATTCAGTCTGTTTGATTTTAGCCTGCACGAAAATTTTGTTGCCGGAAAAACGAATGTACAACAATTTTTAAACCAAGTGCGCGAACAAGTAGCGGTGCTTATCCCACCTAGTTTTAATCGTTTTCAAAATAGTTTTGGACATATTTTTGCAGGTGGATACGCAGCGGGTTATTACAGTTATAAATGGGCTGAAGTGCTGTCATCCGATGCATTTAGCCGGTTTGAAGAAGAGGGTATTTTTAATCAACAAACAGGCAGTGACTTCTTGACTAACATCTTAGAGATGGGTGGAAGTAAAGAGCCCATGGAAATGTTTGTGGCTTTCAGAGGACGCGAGCCAGAAATTGATGCTTTATTACGCCATTCAGGAATTGCAGCTTAA
- the gorA gene encoding glutathione-disulfide reductase, producing the protein MADFDYICIGGGSGGIASANRAAKHGKKVALVEANAIGGTCVNVGCVPKKVMWFGAHVAEAINLYAPDYGFDVTVNNFSWQTLVNSREAYIKRIHASYGSGFEKNGVTLINGFAKFVDKNTIEVNGKQYTAKHILIATGGRPIFPNITGSELGIDSDGFFDLIEQPKRAVVVGAGYIAVELAGVLHALGTKTDLVVRKHAPLRGFDTMLSETLVELMAQDGPTLHTHATPTQVIKNADGSLTIEFANGESIETDCVLWAIGREPANDKIGLENTGVELNEGGYVKVDKFQNSNVDGIYAVGDNIGYVELTPVAVKSGRLLSERLFNGQTDAHMDYSLIPTVVFSHPPIGTIGLTEAEANEQYGEDNITVYNSGFAAMYTAVTKHRQMTRMKLICAGEEQKVVGLHGIGAGMDEILQGFGVAMKMGATKADFDSCVAIHPTSGEEFVTLN; encoded by the coding sequence ATGGCAGATTTTGATTATATATGTATTGGTGGTGGCAGTGGCGGTATTGCATCGGCAAACCGCGCGGCTAAACATGGTAAGAAAGTAGCATTGGTAGAAGCTAACGCAATTGGCGGCACTTGTGTCAACGTGGGCTGCGTACCGAAAAAAGTGATGTGGTTTGGCGCACATGTTGCCGAGGCAATTAATCTTTATGCACCTGATTATGGTTTTGATGTCACCGTGAACAACTTCAGTTGGCAAACGTTAGTCAATAGCCGTGAAGCTTACATTAAGCGTATTCATGCAAGTTACGGTAGTGGTTTTGAAAAAAATGGTGTGACACTTATCAATGGTTTTGCGAAATTTGTTGATAAAAACACCATCGAAGTGAATGGTAAGCAGTATACCGCTAAGCATATTCTTATCGCCACAGGTGGTCGTCCTATTTTTCCTAACATTACTGGCTCCGAACTAGGCATTGATTCTGATGGTTTCTTCGACCTAATAGAGCAGCCGAAACGTGCAGTTGTGGTTGGCGCGGGTTATATCGCTGTAGAGCTGGCTGGTGTATTGCACGCATTAGGTACAAAAACTGATTTAGTGGTGCGTAAACATGCCCCACTTCGTGGCTTTGATACTATGTTGTCAGAGACCTTGGTGGAGCTTATGGCTCAAGATGGTCCTACGTTGCATACCCACGCCACACCCACTCAAGTGATCAAAAATGCAGATGGCTCTTTAACCATCGAATTTGCAAACGGTGAATCAATCGAAACTGATTGTGTGCTTTGGGCTATTGGCCGTGAGCCAGCAAACGATAAAATTGGCTTGGAAAATACCGGCGTTGAATTAAACGAAGGTGGATACGTTAAAGTCGATAAATTCCAAAATAGCAACGTCGATGGTATTTATGCAGTGGGCGATAACATCGGTTATGTTGAACTCACCCCAGTAGCAGTGAAATCTGGCCGTTTGTTGTCTGAACGTTTATTTAATGGCCAAACAGACGCTCATATGGACTACAGTTTAATTCCAACCGTCGTTTTCAGCCATCCACCTATCGGCACCATTGGTTTGACTGAAGCAGAAGCTAATGAGCAATACGGTGAAGATAACATCACTGTGTATAATTCAGGTTTTGCTGCAATGTATACAGCCGTTACTAAGCACCGTCAAATGACTCGTATGAAGTTGATTTGTGCAGGCGAAGAGCAAAAAGTAGTTGGCTTGCATGGCATAGGCGCAGGCATGGATGAAATACTCCAAGGCTTTGGTGTGGCTATGAAAATGGGTGCCACTAAAGCTGATTTTGATTCTTGTGTAGCGATACATCCTACTTCTGGTGAGGAGTTTGTGACTCTAAATTAG
- a CDS encoding sugar porter family MFS transporter, protein MNNPSQKENLLFIIIISTVATIGGFLFGFDSGVINGTVDGLTKTFESESIGQGFNVASMLLGCAVGAFAAGTLADWLGRKGLLIIAAVFFIFSAWGSGIAQSSAEFIFYRIVGGLAVGAASVMAPAYIAEIAPPRMRGRLATIQQIAIIFGLFCSFISNYLLANAAGGSTEVFWLDYQTWRWMFWVELVPAVIFFLSLLTIPESPRFLVIKGKRQKALDTLTKLYGANQAKFTLSDIEQSIASESHQPKLSDLVSGGKVRTIVWVGIGLAMFQQLVGINVVFYYGAVLWQAVGFSESDSLMINVIVGAVSIIACIITISLIDKLGRRPFLIFGSIGMSITLLTLVWVFANADVAENGNLILGENGTLALVAANAYVFFFNLSWGPVMWVLLGEMFPNQIRGSGLAVAGFAQWIANFAITMMFPVMLTTIGLASAYGFYALCALLSVIFVIKMVKETKGKTLESMQG, encoded by the coding sequence ATGAACAACCCTTCTCAAAAAGAAAACCTACTTTTTATTATTATTATAAGTACGGTAGCCACCATTGGCGGATTTTTATTCGGCTTTGACAGTGGCGTCATAAATGGCACAGTCGATGGACTGACAAAAACGTTTGAATCAGAATCTATCGGTCAAGGATTCAATGTCGCCAGTATGTTATTGGGCTGCGCGGTAGGTGCATTTGCCGCTGGTACATTAGCCGATTGGCTTGGCCGCAAAGGTTTACTTATTATTGCTGCAGTGTTTTTCATCTTTAGTGCTTGGGGCTCTGGGATCGCACAAAGCTCTGCAGAGTTTATTTTCTATCGCATTGTTGGCGGTCTTGCCGTTGGTGCTGCTTCTGTGATGGCCCCCGCATATATAGCCGAAATCGCGCCTCCCAGAATGCGCGGTCGACTCGCCACTATTCAGCAAATAGCCATAATATTTGGCTTATTTTGCTCATTTATCAGCAACTATCTACTGGCTAATGCAGCTGGCGGCTCTACAGAAGTTTTTTGGCTTGATTATCAAACTTGGCGTTGGATGTTTTGGGTTGAACTTGTGCCGGCAGTCATTTTCTTTTTATCTTTATTGACCATCCCAGAAAGCCCACGCTTTTTAGTGATAAAAGGTAAACGCCAAAAAGCATTAGACACACTTACAAAACTTTATGGGGCTAACCAAGCAAAGTTCACATTGAGCGATATTGAACAATCTATTGCATCAGAAAGCCATCAACCCAAATTATCTGACTTAGTATCAGGTGGAAAAGTCAGGACCATTGTTTGGGTGGGAATCGGTTTGGCCATGTTTCAGCAATTAGTTGGCATTAATGTGGTGTTTTATTATGGTGCGGTATTATGGCAAGCCGTAGGATTTTCTGAATCTGACTCTCTGATGATCAATGTGATTGTTGGTGCTGTGAGTATTATTGCTTGCATCATAACCATTAGCTTGATCGACAAGCTTGGAAGGCGTCCATTTTTGATCTTCGGTTCAATAGGCATGAGTATTACCTTGCTAACTCTTGTCTGGGTGTTCGCCAATGCAGATGTAGCGGAAAATGGTAATCTAATATTAGGTGAAAACGGCACTTTAGCTTTGGTCGCAGCCAATGCCTATGTGTTTTTCTTTAACTTGTCATGGGGTCCCGTTATGTGGGTATTGCTGGGTGAAATGTTCCCCAATCAAATACGTGGCTCGGGTTTGGCTGTAGCAGGATTTGCTCAGTGGATAGCTAATTTTGCGATTACTATGATGTTCCCAGTTATGCTGACTACCATAGGGTTGGCCAGTGCTTATGGATTTTATGCGTTGTGCGCGTTGTTATCAGTGATCTTCGTTATAAAAATGGTCAAGGAAACAAAAGGCAAAACCTTGGAGAGTATGCAAGGTTAG
- a CDS encoding FecR family protein has product MESLSQLSELFPHKPQRLPSNKISIFAWAASFIFASLISVSLWLNADILLGQNTIQVVQFNSDYETKIGEQSTFFLQDKTRIKLNTNSLVRVTYTDKQRVFELLRGEMHVVVAHNKRKPLSVYAGTSIIQAVGTSFNVELGSQQVELIVTDGKVLVSDINSQTVEPLKLKNVYLSPKSFAVNKGQKAQLKASNTSIIGSDKGKLASDLAWQQGNLIFRGESLFDAMQEVSRYTNYQFDFGDEDTKSLQIAGLFKTSDISGLLAALESNFNVVFKKMSSNKIRLSKKPLTE; this is encoded by the coding sequence ATGGAGTCACTGTCTCAGCTCAGTGAATTATTTCCTCACAAACCTCAACGTTTACCCAGCAACAAAATATCTATTTTTGCATGGGCTGCGAGTTTCATTTTTGCATCGCTCATTTCTGTGAGCTTATGGCTAAATGCAGATATTTTACTTGGACAAAACACAATACAAGTTGTGCAGTTCAATAGCGACTATGAAACTAAAATTGGTGAGCAATCCACTTTCTTTTTACAGGATAAGACCAGAATAAAATTAAACACTAACAGCTTAGTCAGAGTGACTTACACCGACAAGCAGCGTGTGTTCGAATTATTACGGGGGGAAATGCATGTGGTAGTGGCCCATAACAAGCGTAAACCCTTAAGTGTGTATGCCGGCACCAGTATCATCCAAGCGGTAGGTACTTCTTTTAATGTCGAACTTGGCAGTCAACAAGTTGAATTGATTGTGACTGATGGAAAGGTCTTAGTATCAGATATAAACAGCCAGACTGTGGAGCCTCTCAAACTAAAAAATGTGTATTTATCTCCTAAATCATTTGCCGTCAACAAAGGACAAAAAGCTCAACTCAAGGCAAGTAATACCAGCATCATTGGTAGTGATAAAGGAAAACTTGCCTCTGATTTAGCTTGGCAACAAGGCAACCTGATTTTTCGTGGTGAAAGTCTGTTTGATGCCATGCAAGAAGTGTCTCGTTACACCAACTATCAGTTTGATTTTGGCGATGAAGATACTAAGAGTCTCCAGATTGCTGGACTCTTCAAAACGTCTGACATCAGTGGCTTATTAGCCGCTTTGGAAAGTAACTTTAATGTGGTCTTCAAAAAAATGAGTTCCAACAAGATAAGACTGAGTAAAAAGCCCCTGACCGAGTAA
- a CDS encoding DUF4880 domain-containing protein produces the protein MSNVIELNKDPMDEASLWITRLDRGLSEQEQVALKVWLQASQTHVDTFM, from the coding sequence ATGAGTAATGTAATTGAATTGAATAAAGACCCTATGGATGAGGCGAGCTTATGGATTACTCGATTAGACAGGGGTTTATCTGAACAAGAACAGGTTGCTCTAAAAGTCTGGTTACAGGCTTCTCAAACTCATGTCGACACCTTCATGTAG
- a CDS encoding RNA polymerase sigma factor, with amino-acid sequence MQTKSASHTSWHPIFMAARDSMARMVSRIVPPKEIEDIVQETYVRICQMDKRESVEQPKSFLMKTARNLAYDHLKKAETRLADGVETDSDFDVEALVHDEVYESIASSEEFAHFSEAVRQLPVQCRRVFVLKKVYGYSQKEIAKEMKLSESTIEKHIAIGFKRCASYMLEFGQTDVRTSQSGSTANIKGV; translated from the coding sequence ATGCAAACAAAATCAGCATCGCATACATCTTGGCATCCCATTTTTATGGCTGCAAGGGACAGCATGGCACGTATGGTGTCACGCATAGTTCCCCCTAAAGAAATTGAAGATATAGTTCAAGAAACATACGTGCGAATTTGTCAAATGGATAAACGCGAGTCTGTTGAACAACCCAAGTCGTTTCTAATGAAAACAGCAAGGAATTTAGCATACGATCACCTGAAAAAAGCAGAAACACGACTAGCCGATGGAGTGGAAACTGATTCTGATTTTGATGTCGAAGCGCTGGTACATGATGAAGTGTATGAAAGTATCGCAAGTAGCGAAGAATTTGCCCATTTTTCTGAGGCTGTTCGTCAACTCCCAGTTCAATGCAGACGGGTTTTTGTATTAAAAAAAGTATATGGATATTCTCAGAAAGAAATAGCGAAAGAAATGAAGTTAAGTGAGAGCACGATAGAAAAACATATCGCAATAGGGTTTAAACGATGTGCCAGTTATATGCTGGAATTCGGTCAAACAGATGTGAGAACAAGTCAGTCTGGATCTACAGCAAATATCAAGGGGGTCTAA
- a CDS encoding TonB-dependent receptor: MLWAQPKQIFQDFNLDASSADVSLIEFAKQADLTIIFPYEKVQSRQANALKGSFTIEQGMCKLLENTGLAASFERDGVVTIKRISIRDTLLEDKSLLQEIVDLLIGNGDKIVTFPEEPSYVELIEVRGIRSSMDWALDIKQESIGVSESIQSEEIGKFPDLNLAESLQRITGVSIDRSEGEGQFVTVRGLGPQFNTVLSNGRRLATDNQGREFSFDTIASELVTSVTVDKTFSASQPSGGIGSVINIKTARPMASKDFKIAGSVKATFDNNSQKATPQGTIFFSHSNDKLGWLVSLSHQTRKARINEVQTDGWLLNTDIPTEQILSTADTIFVPRNYDQRVRFDQRTRTGGTLVLQYKATPNLDVSLDYLQSDFNVKTDSTSLGHWFTSSNLEDVVTDENGTAIAFSQNVGHATDFHARTFDRPSSISALGFNSHWQASPKVLLEFDVSSSKASTKDRIGAGNALTLIGYLNRSSFSISEGNILPHITGFESSDPTIVDALGDVTGISDYLDPINGRAHVMMRRGWNIEDKFDQLKTDITLFDGLVSNIDIKFGLMYSTQSKRNERWDNEKNAVHCSFCGYFPEPDLPDGFQTVFDAGSDFLSSVSGSENLPTRWLRHDGETLFNFLESASDINFDAVIRNNSFTVTENISSAYIQGQQRSQWLNIELSSQYGVRYENTDTVVTGFESDLLALTILDQTEIGQLNSPGRVISKSASYDNWLPSVSIKADWQDNIIARLGVSRSLTRPTMGQLSPSLVLTTTRQGGDLRASSGNPDLKPFESTNFDVTLEWYYQPLSYLSASYFKKKVSNFIVSTVIQTTINDVTDPSTGADSRAPDSEDTLAEFDLTTPINGQTATVSGFEFAIQHDFDSGLGVVANMTLVDSNAKLDPTDISQKFALTGLSDSQNLIVYYEKGPGKIRLAWNHRDGFLQSLVQIQGPEPTYVRSYQQFDVSASYAINDNVSVFIEGVNITEENVLKHGRYPNQLLLAQQPGARYSLGLRGSF, translated from the coding sequence ATGCTATGGGCACAACCTAAACAAATCTTTCAGGATTTTAATCTTGACGCCAGCTCTGCCGATGTTTCGTTAATCGAATTTGCTAAACAAGCTGACCTCACTATCATCTTTCCTTATGAAAAAGTGCAATCTCGTCAGGCGAATGCTTTAAAAGGCAGCTTCACTATCGAACAGGGAATGTGCAAGCTCCTTGAAAATACGGGATTGGCTGCTTCTTTTGAACGGGATGGGGTGGTGACTATCAAACGCATCTCTATTCGCGATACCTTGCTTGAAGACAAATCATTATTGCAGGAAATAGTCGATTTACTTATAGGTAACGGCGATAAAATTGTGACTTTTCCTGAAGAACCTTCATATGTTGAACTGATCGAAGTCCGCGGAATTCGTAGCAGTATGGATTGGGCATTGGACATTAAGCAAGAATCAATAGGCGTCTCTGAATCAATACAATCTGAAGAAATTGGTAAGTTTCCAGACCTTAATTTGGCCGAGTCATTACAAAGAATAACGGGGGTTTCGATTGACCGTTCTGAAGGTGAGGGGCAATTTGTTACAGTGCGAGGCCTAGGCCCACAATTTAATACGGTTTTGAGTAATGGACGTAGGTTAGCGACGGATAACCAAGGGCGCGAATTTAGTTTTGACACCATCGCGTCAGAACTGGTGACCTCGGTGACGGTAGACAAAACGTTCTCTGCATCCCAACCTTCGGGGGGGATTGGTTCAGTCATTAATATAAAAACTGCAAGACCCATGGCATCCAAGGATTTTAAGATAGCCGGCAGTGTCAAAGCCACATTTGACAATAACAGTCAAAAAGCAACGCCTCAAGGTACTATTTTTTTTAGCCACAGTAATGACAAGTTGGGATGGTTAGTCTCCCTATCACACCAAACGCGCAAGGCACGTATCAACGAAGTGCAAACAGACGGCTGGTTGTTAAATACTGACATTCCGACCGAGCAGATATTGTCCACGGCTGACACCATTTTTGTCCCGAGAAACTATGATCAACGTGTTCGGTTTGATCAACGCACTCGAACTGGTGGTACCTTGGTTTTACAATATAAGGCAACACCAAATCTGGATGTTAGTCTAGATTATTTACAATCAGATTTTAATGTGAAAACTGATTCAACATCCCTGGGGCATTGGTTTACATCCAGTAATTTAGAAGATGTTGTGACTGATGAAAACGGTACTGCGATAGCGTTTTCTCAGAATGTAGGTCACGCTACAGACTTTCATGCTCGCACATTCGACAGGCCTTCTAGTATTAGCGCATTAGGTTTCAATAGTCATTGGCAGGCCTCTCCAAAAGTGTTGCTGGAGTTTGATGTGTCTAGTTCTAAGGCCAGTACCAAAGATAGGATAGGTGCAGGGAATGCTTTGACTTTAATTGGTTACCTCAACCGGTCTTCTTTTTCCATATCAGAAGGTAATATTCTTCCGCATATAACGGGCTTCGAATCATCAGATCCAACCATTGTTGATGCTTTAGGAGATGTCACTGGCATATCAGATTATTTAGATCCAATCAATGGTAGAGCACACGTGATGATGCGTCGTGGATGGAATATAGAAGATAAATTTGACCAACTAAAAACTGATATTACACTTTTCGATGGGCTTGTTTCTAATATAGATATTAAGTTTGGCCTGATGTATTCAACGCAATCAAAACGCAACGAACGCTGGGATAATGAAAAAAATGCAGTGCATTGTTCGTTTTGTGGTTATTTCCCAGAGCCCGACCTTCCAGATGGATTTCAAACAGTATTTGATGCGGGTAGTGATTTTCTAAGTAGTGTCAGCGGCAGTGAAAATTTGCCAACCCGTTGGTTAAGACATGATGGTGAAACCCTCTTTAACTTTCTGGAGTCTGCCAGCGATATTAATTTCGATGCAGTGATACGAAATAATTCTTTCACTGTTACTGAGAACATCTCCTCAGCTTACATTCAAGGGCAGCAGAGATCCCAATGGCTTAATATTGAATTATCCTCACAATACGGGGTGCGTTATGAAAACACTGATACCGTGGTTACGGGCTTTGAGTCGGACTTGTTAGCCCTGACCATCCTTGACCAAACCGAAATAGGTCAACTTAACTCTCCGGGTCGTGTTATCTCCAAGTCTGCATCTTATGATAACTGGTTACCCAGTGTCTCGATAAAAGCAGATTGGCAAGATAATATCATTGCAAGACTCGGTGTATCTCGATCCTTAACTCGGCCCACTATGGGGCAGTTGTCGCCGAGTTTGGTATTAACTACAACTCGTCAAGGCGGCGATTTGCGGGCTAGTTCGGGTAACCCAGATCTTAAGCCATTTGAATCTACCAACTTCGATGTGACCCTTGAATGGTATTACCAACCATTGAGTTATCTATCTGCTAGTTATTTCAAAAAGAAAGTGAGCAACTTCATTGTAAGCACAGTAATACAAACCACAATAAATGATGTTACTGACCCAAGCACAGGGGCAGACTCTCGAGCCCCAGATAGTGAAGACACGCTAGCCGAATTTGATTTAACTACACCTATAAACGGTCAAACGGCAACAGTAAGCGGATTTGAGTTTGCGATTCAGCATGACTTTGACAGTGGCCTTGGGGTGGTGGCAAATATGACACTGGTCGATAGTAACGCAAAACTAGATCCCACAGATATTTCACAGAAATTTGCCCTCACCGGCCTTAGTGACTCACAAAATTTGATCGTTTACTATGAAAAAGGCCCCGGTAAAATTAGGCTAGCATGGAATCATCGTGATGGATTTTTGCAATCTTTGGTGCAAATACAAGGGCCTGAGCCAACTTACGTGCGCAGCTACCAACAATTTGACGTAAGTGCTAGTTATGCAATTAATGACAACGTTTCAGTGTTTATTGAAGGGGTAAATATTACTGAAGAAAATGTGCTTAAACATGGACGTTATCCCAATCAACTGCTTTTAGCCCAACAGCCAGGTGCACGTTATTCTTTAGGTTTACGCGGTAGTTTTTAA